The following are encoded in a window of Methanocalculus natronophilus genomic DNA:
- a CDS encoding methanogenesis marker 12 protein has product MFIGIDHGTTAIRFASATAEFKMSRSDARTFTIHDLERLCPLEKIEGIALCYSMGDNFTEVTDITRLTNRGVVTRDGAGEHVGGGTRVFDEVFQSGIPAVAVPGIHRGSKTDPRFKVYSHQASPEKIGIAYLVSKHLGDTFIVSDVSSNTVTLLVQKGLITGAFDACIFAPGTRHGALDVDAIRRVDDGLESANEAFMHAGVSDNLPEEYRVSAVAMFAAMEIAGLLLLAPDAPVALAGSSAPAVAEEVRGLLRRDTIVFDEWSASRGLSMIAEDIASGTTEILGIPVDN; this is encoded by the coding sequence ATGTTCATCGGAATCGATCATGGAACAACCGCAATCAGGTTTGCATCAGCCACTGCTGAATTTAAAATGAGCCGCAGTGATGCACGAACCTTCACAATCCATGACCTGGAACGGCTCTGCCCGCTTGAAAAAATCGAGGGAATCGCGCTCTGCTATTCGATGGGCGATAATTTTACAGAGGTTACTGACATCACCCGGCTGACAAACCGGGGGGTCGTCACACGGGACGGGGCAGGAGAACATGTCGGGGGAGGAACCCGCGTCTTTGACGAGGTGTTCCAGTCAGGTATACCGGCAGTTGCAGTTCCCGGCATTCACCGGGGATCAAAGACCGATCCTCGGTTCAAGGTCTACTCCCACCAGGCAAGCCCGGAGAAGATCGGAATCGCCTACCTGGTATCAAAACACCTGGGTGATACGTTCATCGTCTCTGATGTCAGTTCAAATACCGTCACCCTCCTTGTCCAAAAAGGTCTGATCACCGGGGCATTCGATGCCTGCATCTTCGCTCCCGGAACACGGCATGGAGCACTCGATGTGGATGCCATACGAAGAGTCGACGATGGACTTGAGTCTGCAAACGAGGCATTCATGCATGCGGGAGTATCAGATAACCTGCCTGAAGAATACCGGGTATCGGCAGTAGCGATGTTTGCTGCAATGGAGATTGCCGGACTGCTCCTCCTCGCTCCTGATGCCCCGGTTGCCCTTGCCGGCTCATCTGCACCCGCAGTTGCAGAAGAGGTCCGGGGACTCCTCAGACGCGATACAATAGTCTTTGATGAATGGTCTGCATCCCGGGGACTCTCCATGATCGCAGAGGATATTGCATCCGGAACAACCGAGATACTCGGCATTCCTGTGGATAATTGA
- a CDS encoding pyruvate ferredoxin oxidoreductase subunit gamma — MRELRIHGRGGQGSVTAAELIAVAAFKGGVYSQAFPAFGVERRGAPVQAFVRFSDEKIRLRSQVYEPDYIIVQDSTLIKDINVFAGMKPGGIAIVNTEQASRYPAPEGVSMIALDATKIALEEIGLPITNTALLGAFAAATGEIDFSALEEAVHERFGGKLAATNIKASRRAYDLVKGGGA, encoded by the coding sequence TTGAGAGAATTACGCATCCATGGAAGAGGGGGGCAGGGCTCCGTCACGGCGGCAGAACTCATTGCAGTTGCCGCATTCAAAGGCGGAGTCTATTCCCAGGCCTTTCCCGCCTTTGGTGTCGAACGGCGTGGTGCCCCGGTGCAGGCGTTTGTTCGGTTCAGTGATGAGAAGATCAGGCTCAGAAGCCAGGTATATGAGCCGGACTACATCATCGTGCAGGACAGCACCCTGATCAAGGATATCAATGTCTTTGCCGGGATGAAGCCGGGCGGCATTGCTATTGTCAACACCGAGCAGGCCAGCCGATACCCGGCACCGGAAGGGGTCTCGATGATTGCTCTTGACGCAACGAAGATTGCGCTTGAGGAGATTGGGCTTCCGATCACAAACACCGCACTGCTGGGTGCTTTTGCCGCTGCAACCGGTGAGATCGACTTTTCCGCACTTGAAGAAGCAGTTCATGAACGCTTCGGCGGAAAACTCGCTGCTACAAACATCAAGGCCTCGCGCCGGGCATATGACCTGGTGAAAGGAGGCGGTGCATAA
- a CDS encoding 4Fe-4S binding protein, which translates to MPLNIGCSARPGRGRDNKTGSWRVFYPIFDMEKCTGCGICLLICPEGCIEERGEKDYVPDLDYCKGCGLCAEECPGEAITMEKEEK; encoded by the coding sequence ATGCCGTTAAATATCGGATGCTCGGCGAGACCCGGACGCGGACGTGACAACAAAACCGGATCGTGGCGGGTATTCTATCCGATCTTTGATATGGAGAAATGCACCGGGTGCGGCATCTGCCTGTTGATCTGTCCCGAGGGCTGTATCGAAGAGCGTGGTGAGAAGGACTATGTGCCCGACCTCGACTACTGCAAAGGCTGCGGCCTCTGCGCGGAAGAGTGTCCCGGCGAGGCGATCACCATGGAAAAGGAGGAGAAATAA
- the porA gene encoding pyruvate synthase subunit PorA produces MKEILEGSHAVAEAVRLCRPQVISAYPITPQTHIVEALAQIVADCRLKADYICVESEFSALSACLGAAAAGSRTYSATTAQGLAMMYEVCFNVAGMRQPIVMTIANRAMSAPLSIWNDQQDSVSLRDSGWIQLYAEDNQEALDLHILAYRVCEDHEILLPAMVCFDGFILSHTYEPVEMPEQEDVDSYLPAHRPYQILDSADPISFGMYATPDYYMEFRYENQRAMLRAKDAIKKYGALFGETFGRDYAGLIEGYHLEDAEIALVAMGSICGTVKDAIDEMRAEGRKVGLLKIRCYRPFPDEEIAEALSHVKTVAVLDKNISLGSKGAVALEIKDTLYGADIDVFGYIIGLGGRDIRKKDIRAVVDLAEKGSGDMFYGLREELL; encoded by the coding sequence ATGAAAGAGATACTTGAGGGATCCCATGCGGTTGCAGAGGCCGTCAGGCTCTGCCGTCCGCAGGTCATATCAGCCTACCCGATCACTCCCCAGACCCATATCGTTGAGGCGCTTGCCCAGATCGTTGCAGACTGCCGCCTGAAGGCAGATTATATCTGTGTCGAGAGCGAGTTCTCCGCTCTCTCCGCATGCCTTGGCGCTGCTGCCGCCGGTTCAAGAACCTACTCGGCAACAACCGCCCAGGGACTGGCGATGATGTATGAAGTCTGCTTCAATGTCGCAGGGATGCGCCAGCCGATCGTGATGACGATTGCAAACCGTGCCATGAGCGCACCGCTCTCCATCTGGAACGACCAGCAGGATTCGGTATCGCTCCGTGACTCAGGCTGGATACAGCTCTATGCCGAGGATAACCAGGAGGCACTTGACCTGCATATCCTTGCATACCGTGTCTGTGAGGATCACGAGATACTCCTGCCTGCAATGGTCTGTTTCGACGGTTTCATCCTCTCCCATACCTATGAGCCCGTCGAGATGCCTGAACAGGAGGATGTGGACAGCTATCTTCCAGCACACAGACCCTACCAGATACTGGATTCAGCAGATCCGATCTCCTTTGGGATGTATGCAACCCCGGACTACTACATGGAGTTCCGCTACGAGAACCAGCGGGCCATGCTACGGGCAAAAGACGCCATTAAAAAGTATGGCGCGCTCTTTGGCGAGACATTCGGCCGCGACTACGCAGGCCTCATCGAGGGATACCATCTTGAGGATGCCGAGATTGCGCTTGTTGCCATGGGATCGATCTGCGGTACGGTCAAGGACGCAATTGATGAGATGCGTGCCGAAGGCCGAAAAGTCGGGCTCCTGAAGATCCGCTGTTACCGCCCGTTCCCGGATGAAGAGATTGCAGAAGCACTCTCCCATGTGAAGACCGTGGCAGTACTTGACAAGAACATCTCGCTTGGATCAAAAGGTGCTGTCGCACTTGAGATCAAAGACACGCTCTATGGGGCAGATATCGATGTCTTTGGCTACATCATCGGCCTCGGAGGCAGGGACATCAGGAAGAAGGATATCCGGGCAGTCGTTGACCTTGCAGAGAAGGGAAGCGGAGATATGTTCTATGGACTGCGCGAGGAGTTGTTGTAA
- the porB gene encoding pyruvate synthase subunit PorB: MVDKTIEHFECGHRACGGCGAATAVRLILKGAGEDVIVVSPTGCLEVFSTPYPETAWKVPWIHSLFENAAAVASGIESALKQQGRSEKVLVIGGDGATVDIGMLSLSGAFERNHNITYICYDNEAYMNTGIQRSGATPFDASTSTSPAGSCSMGNKHQKKDVPAILAAHGSPYVATASMSYPADLMKKVETAVNTPGACYIQVHAPCCTGWGFEGEKTIAVGKLAVETGLWVNYEMVNGVLKKAKKVKRKPVEEYLSVQKRFRHLFKPEKNEAEIQKIQAIADANAEKFGIDI, encoded by the coding sequence ATGGTTGACAAAACAATAGAACATTTCGAGTGCGGCCACCGCGCCTGCGGCGGGTGCGGGGCGGCAACTGCAGTTCGCCTGATCTTAAAAGGTGCCGGAGAGGATGTCATCGTGGTCTCACCAACCGGGTGTCTTGAGGTCTTCTCAACACCATATCCAGAAACCGCATGGAAGGTTCCCTGGATTCATTCCCTCTTTGAGAATGCAGCAGCTGTTGCATCAGGAATCGAATCCGCGCTGAAACAGCAGGGGAGATCAGAAAAGGTGCTTGTGATCGGCGGTGACGGTGCGACTGTTGATATCGGCATGCTCTCCCTCTCGGGGGCATTTGAGCGTAACCACAACATCACCTACATCTGCTATGACAACGAGGCGTACATGAACACCGGCATCCAGCGGTCCGGTGCAACACCCTTTGATGCAAGCACCTCAACAAGTCCCGCCGGATCCTGTTCCATGGGGAACAAGCACCAGAAGAAGGACGTCCCGGCAATCCTCGCTGCACATGGATCACCCTATGTCGCAACAGCATCCATGTCGTATCCGGCCGATCTCATGAAGAAGGTCGAGACCGCAGTCAACACACCGGGCGCCTGCTATATCCAGGTGCATGCACCATGCTGCACCGGCTGGGGTTTTGAAGGCGAGAAGACCATCGCGGTTGGGAAACTTGCAGTTGAAACAGGGCTCTGGGTCAATTACGAGATGGTCAACGGTGTGCTGAAGAAAGCCAAAAAGGTGAAGAGAAAACCGGTTGAGGAGTACCTCTCCGTTCAGAAGCGGTTCCGCCATCTCTTCAAACCAGAGAAGAACGAGGCCGAGATCCAGAAGATCCAGGCTATCGCTGATGCAAATGCAGAAAAGTTTGGAATAGATATCTAA
- a CDS encoding DUF5803 family protein: MQSPNRDRCIIACLTLCLAALILVAPGSALHADFEIYENGSGYSAEIGIIESESYQFARPGLLGEAVPMTVRDIRLVNESGSVDFEQPRDSEITFPKGDYLLYYEGDLEGNSFSAVFSEPHNVTVFLPPAYGVTNLLLGYVSRGGSAEVDGDTGTVITWEEARFVEIRFYDDIRELALYAFGTIWIALMIILLFTYYAMRLPKEEERPE, encoded by the coding sequence ATGCAGTCCCCCAATAGAGATAGATGCATCATTGCCTGCCTTACTCTCTGCCTTGCAGCTCTGATACTGGTAGCACCCGGCTCTGCCCTGCATGCAGATTTTGAAATCTATGAGAATGGTTCGGGGTATTCCGCAGAGATCGGGATCATCGAGAGCGAGAGCTACCAGTTTGCCAGGCCGGGTCTTCTTGGTGAAGCCGTGCCGATGACGGTCCGTGATATCAGGCTTGTGAATGAATCCGGATCTGTTGATTTTGAGCAGCCCCGGGACTCTGAGATTACCTTTCCAAAAGGGGATTATCTTCTCTATTATGAAGGGGATCTCGAAGGGAACTCCTTCTCTGCTGTCTTCTCAGAACCTCATAATGTAACGGTCTTTCTTCCTCCTGCATATGGAGTCACCAATCTCCTGCTTGGGTACGTGAGCCGCGGGGGAAGCGCCGAGGTTGATGGGGATACTGGCACTGTCATTACCTGGGAAGAGGCACGGTTTGTGGAGATCAGGTTCTATGATGATATCCGTGAACTTGCACTCTATGCATTTGGGACGATCTGGATTGCTCTGATGATAATCCTGCTCTTTACCTACTATGCGATGAGGCTGCCAAAAGAGGAAGAACGTCCTGAATGA
- the thrC gene encoding threonine synthase, which yields MHRLTCIHCKQAYPPDSVIYTCSACGHLLAVVYDPETLPHSRSVFSSRPISVWRYRELLPITIPPVTLHEGGTPLYHLKRIGESLGLPHLYAKHEGMNPTGSFKDRGMTVGVSMAMQLGMKMVACASTGNTSASLAAYASRAGVPAVVLLPSGKVALGKVAQALMHGARVLSVAGNFDRTLEMVQELCLSHGIYLLNSVNPYRLEGQKTIGYEVIDQLGLVPDRLVLPVGNAGNISAVHKGLAEWQQLGWIDTLPMMTGIQAEGSAPVVRAIRDGLPAVVPEDSPDTVATAIRIGAPVNGEKALAAIRQTNGRAESVTDEEILSMQRDLARLEGIGVEPASAASVAGIKKLVQMGAIDSDERIVCVVTGHLLKDPETVINQCSPPIEIDASLPALLSALQL from the coding sequence ATGCATCGTCTCACCTGTATCCATTGCAAACAGGCATATCCCCCGGACTCGGTGATCTATACCTGTTCCGCATGCGGCCATCTGCTTGCGGTCGTGTATGATCCAGAGACCCTGCCTCATTCCCGATCGGTCTTTTCGTCCCGGCCGATCTCGGTCTGGCGGTACCGCGAACTTCTCCCAATCACCATCCCTCCGGTGACACTCCATGAAGGGGGAACCCCCCTCTATCACCTGAAGCGGATTGGCGAGTCGCTTGGCCTGCCGCATCTCTATGCAAAACATGAAGGGATGAACCCGACAGGATCGTTTAAGGACAGGGGGATGACTGTTGGTGTCTCAATGGCGATGCAGCTCGGCATGAAGATGGTTGCCTGTGCGAGCACCGGCAATACCTCGGCAAGCCTTGCAGCATATGCGTCACGGGCTGGGGTTCCTGCGGTTGTACTCCTTCCTTCCGGCAAGGTTGCGCTTGGCAAGGTTGCGCAGGCACTGATGCATGGAGCGCGGGTCCTCTCGGTTGCCGGTAACTTTGACCGCACGCTTGAGATGGTGCAGGAGCTCTGCCTCTCGCATGGGATTTATCTCCTGAACTCGGTGAATCCCTACAGGCTTGAAGGGCAGAAGACCATCGGGTATGAGGTTATTGATCAGCTGGGCCTGGTTCCTGACCGGCTGGTGCTGCCTGTTGGCAACGCAGGGAACATCTCAGCGGTTCATAAAGGCCTTGCCGAATGGCAGCAGCTCGGCTGGATTGATACACTCCCGATGATGACTGGTATCCAGGCAGAAGGGTCTGCCCCGGTTGTCAGGGCAATCAGGGATGGATTGCCTGCAGTTGTCCCGGAAGACTCGCCTGATACCGTGGCAACCGCAATCCGGATAGGTGCTCCCGTGAATGGTGAGAAGGCGCTTGCTGCGATCCGGCAGACGAATGGACGTGCGGAATCGGTGACAGATGAGGAGATTCTCTCAATGCAACGTGATCTTGCCCGGCTGGAAGGGATTGGTGTTGAACCGGCGTCAGCCGCATCGGTTGCCGGGATAAAGAAACTTGTCCAGATGGGTGCGATCGATTCCGATGAACGGATCGTCTGTGTCGTTACCGGCCACCTGCTGAAAGATCCCGAGACGGTGATAAATCAATGCAGTCCCCCAATAGAGATAGATGCATCATTGCCTGCCTTACTCTCTGCCTTGCAGCTCTGA
- a CDS encoding nitrilase-related carbon-nitrogen hydrolase produces MNICCAQVQSVFQDPEASLAAADGTISQAVDRGSDLIIFPEQFATGWDPQSTAFAEEEGGPIERAWCRMAEEHGVWIAGSQRTRSAAGINNTALLAAPNGSVHARYAKTHLFRFAKEDMHYTAGDRLSVCSCDGLTVGLAICYDLRFPELFRRYADLGVDCMLVQAAWPCSRIDVFTLFLHARAVENQYYVAGASAVGTNQVDQYCGRSAIVDPLGKTLCSAGEEETCIIAQVDAGYVDSVRKRFPFHEDARYDLLG; encoded by the coding sequence ATGAATATCTGCTGTGCACAGGTGCAATCTGTCTTTCAAGACCCGGAAGCAAGCCTTGCTGCGGCTGATGGGACCATCTCGCAGGCGGTTGATCGTGGATCTGATCTCATCATCTTTCCCGAACAGTTTGCCACCGGATGGGATCCGCAATCCACCGCCTTTGCAGAGGAGGAAGGCGGCCCGATCGAGCGTGCCTGGTGCCGCATGGCAGAGGAGCATGGTGTCTGGATAGCCGGGTCGCAGCGGACACGGTCAGCTGCCGGTATCAACAATACTGCCCTTCTTGCCGCTCCCAACGGCTCTGTCCATGCCCGGTATGCAAAGACCCACCTCTTCAGGTTTGCAAAAGAGGATATGCACTATACAGCCGGAGATCGCCTTTCTGTCTGCTCCTGTGACGGACTCACCGTTGGTCTTGCCATCTGCTATGACCTGAGATTTCCTGAACTCTTCAGGCGGTATGCTGATCTCGGTGTCGATTGCATGCTGGTGCAGGCGGCATGGCCCTGCAGCCGGATTGATGTCTTTACCCTGTTTCTCCATGCCCGTGCTGTCGAGAACCAGTATTATGTTGCCGGAGCCTCGGCAGTCGGCACAAACCAGGTCGATCAGTACTGTGGCCGATCAGCAATTGTTGATCCTCTCGGCAAAACCCTCTGCAGCGCAGGTGAGGAAGAGACCTGCATCATTGCACAGGTTGATGCTGGTTATGTTGATTCGGTCCGGAAACGCTTCCCTTTCCATGAGGATGCACGGTATGATCTCCTTGGCTGA
- a CDS encoding MarC family protein gives MPDFITFMLLSASSIFIVINPLAVTLIYVTLTEGMDLKSRLMVVYEANRVALLVILLFAIAGGAILQLFGISLEAFRVAGGILLFGIGMEMVYAKTSRTKMTATEKYEGIDADDIGLVPLAIPMIAGPGTITTVIVLMNEASDIGFEAMAIVPLLCILVIVVNYYMMKNAELITKYIGPREYRVIGRLMGMMLLAIAVQFVLTGLQKAFPFLVGGL, from the coding sequence ATGCCTGATTTCATCACCTTCATGCTGCTGTCGGCATCATCCATCTTCATTGTCATCAATCCACTTGCAGTGACACTCATCTACGTCACGCTGACTGAAGGAATGGATCTAAAATCCAGGCTTATGGTGGTGTATGAGGCAAACCGGGTAGCTCTTCTGGTTATTCTGCTCTTTGCAATTGCGGGCGGCGCGATACTGCAGCTCTTTGGCATATCACTTGAGGCGTTCCGGGTTGCTGGCGGCATCCTCCTCTTTGGGATCGGTATGGAGATGGTCTATGCAAAGACGTCAAGGACGAAGATGACTGCCACAGAGAAGTATGAAGGCATTGATGCCGATGATATCGGACTTGTCCCGCTTGCAATACCGATGATCGCAGGGCCGGGTACGATAACGACAGTTATTGTCCTGATGAACGAGGCATCAGATATCGGTTTTGAGGCAATGGCAATTGTTCCTCTCCTCTGTATACTGGTGATTGTGGTGAATTATTATATGATGAAGAACGCTGAATTAATCACAAAGTATATCGGGCCGCGGGAGTACCGGGTGATCGGACGGCTGATGGGCATGATGCTTCTTGCAATTGCTGTTCAGTTCGTGCTGACAGGGCTCCAAAAGGCGTTTCCGTTTCTTGTTGGAGGTCTGTGA
- the ndk gene encoding nucleoside-diphosphate kinase yields MDRTFVMVKPDGVQRGLIGEIIRRFEKKGLKLAAARFEQLTDARVQEQYREHLEKPFFPGLKAYITSGPVFLMVWKGKNVVPVVRLLVGATNPAEALPGTIRGDFALDIGRNVIHASDSNESADREIAIHFRSDDLVDYAGIAEEMIYE; encoded by the coding sequence ATGGATCGCACCTTTGTGATGGTGAAGCCCGATGGTGTCCAGCGCGGTCTCATCGGCGAGATCATCAGAAGATTCGAGAAGAAGGGCCTGAAGCTTGCAGCCGCACGGTTTGAGCAGCTGACAGATGCACGTGTGCAGGAACAGTACCGGGAACATCTTGAAAAACCATTTTTCCCCGGTCTGAAAGCCTATATCACAAGCGGTCCGGTCTTTCTGATGGTCTGGAAAGGTAAAAATGTTGTCCCTGTTGTCAGGCTGCTTGTTGGTGCAACCAACCCCGCAGAGGCACTTCCCGGAACGATCCGGGGCGATTTTGCCCTTGATATCGGAAGGAATGTGATTCATGCGTCTGATTCAAATGAGTCTGCAGACCGTGAGATTGCAATTCATTTCAGAAGCGATGACCTGGTTGACTATGCCGGAATCGCAGAAGAGATGATATACGAATAG
- a CDS encoding 50S ribosomal protein L24e, which translates to MVEKYTCSFCGDQLEPGTGKLFVRKDGAIFYFCSSKCQSNYRLRRVPRRVEWTASGRKARGKE; encoded by the coding sequence ATGGTTGAGAAGTATACATGCAGTTTCTGTGGAGATCAGCTTGAACCAGGAACAGGCAAGCTCTTCGTCAGGAAAGACGGAGCAATATTCTACTTCTGCTCGTCCAAATGCCAGAGCAACTACCGGCTTCGCAGGGTGCCCCGCCGTGTCGAATGGACAGCAAGCGGCCGGAAGGCACGTGGGAAGGAGTGA
- a CDS encoding 30S ribosomal protein S28e produces the protein MADNGTPAEVIEVIGLTGMHGEASQVKCRILDGPNKGRIITRNTFGPIREGDILMLLETEREAKKLSRR, from the coding sequence ATGGCAGATAATGGAACGCCGGCGGAAGTCATCGAAGTGATCGGGCTCACCGGGATGCACGGAGAAGCATCCCAGGTGAAGTGCCGGATCCTTGATGGCCCAAACAAGGGGCGGATCATCACCCGGAACACCTTCGGGCCGATCCGTGAGGGAGATATCCTGATGCTCCTTGAGACGGAACGTGAGGCGAAGAAGCTCTCGAGGCGGTGA